Proteins encoded by one window of Syntrophales bacterium:
- the ftsH gene encoding ATP-dependent zinc metalloprotease FtsH, whose translation MEKKHRFSIWYVLIGIWIVFILQSYIASLLAIKTIPYSQFLKLLKEGKVIEIAVSANQIQGKMRGEKADEIILFKTIRVDPELSSMLERYPVTFKGEIESTFLRDLLSWFFPLFLFFAVWYLLMKRMGSQQAGFMTLGKKAKIYMEDELHVTFDDVAGVDEAKQELKEIIDFLKNPVKFAEIGARIPKGVLLVGPPGTGKTLLAKAVAGESGVPFFSISGSEFVEIFVGMGAARVRDLFVQAKQKAPCIIFIDELDALGKARGYSAIGGHDEREQTLNQLLVEMDGFDPKVGVILLAATNRPEILDPALLRPGRFDRHILVDRPDKKGREEILKVHLKKVRVGPDVDIERLANMTPGMVGADLANIVNEAALLAVRNGRSYVSMTDLEEAVERIIAGLEKKNRFINPQEREIIAYHEMGHAIVALSLPGTDPVQKISIIPRGIAALGYTLQVPTEDRFLMKKTELLNKIATLLGGRAAEELIFGDISTGAHNDLARATDIARSMVMEYGMSDTLGQVYLAGEKTHRFLETGYIRGGEYSNATAEAIDNEVKKIIEEQYEKAKSILVSKRSALEKGARLLIDKEKLEGEEIKRLLEEKK comes from the coding sequence ATGGAGAAAAAACACCGCTTCTCCATTTGGTACGTCCTTATAGGTATCTGGATCGTCTTCATCCTCCAGAGCTACATTGCTTCCCTATTGGCCATCAAAACTATCCCTTACAGTCAGTTCCTCAAACTACTAAAAGAAGGAAAAGTAATTGAAATAGCTGTCTCTGCTAACCAGATACAGGGGAAAATGAGAGGCGAAAAGGCTGATGAAATAATATTGTTCAAAACAATCAGGGTAGATCCAGAGCTATCCTCCATGCTGGAACGCTACCCCGTAACCTTCAAAGGGGAAATCGAATCCACATTTTTGAGAGACCTCTTATCGTGGTTCTTCCCTCTCTTTCTCTTCTTTGCGGTCTGGTATCTGCTTATGAAACGCATGGGAAGCCAACAGGCAGGCTTTATGACCCTGGGTAAAAAGGCGAAAATATATATGGAGGATGAGCTTCACGTGACTTTTGACGATGTAGCAGGGGTAGATGAAGCTAAACAGGAACTGAAAGAGATTATAGATTTCCTCAAAAATCCCGTTAAATTCGCGGAGATAGGTGCCCGCATACCAAAGGGTGTACTTCTCGTTGGTCCTCCAGGAACGGGGAAAACTCTTTTGGCCAAAGCAGTTGCTGGAGAAAGTGGTGTCCCTTTTTTCAGTATCAGTGGTTCAGAATTCGTGGAGATTTTCGTCGGTATGGGTGCAGCTCGTGTCAGGGACCTCTTTGTGCAAGCAAAACAAAAGGCCCCTTGCATCATATTTATAGATGAACTGGATGCCCTTGGGAAGGCCAGAGGGTACAGTGCTATTGGTGGCCACGACGAGAGGGAACAAACGTTGAACCAACTCCTCGTCGAGATGGATGGTTTCGATCCCAAAGTGGGGGTTATACTTTTAGCCGCTACCAATCGTCCCGAAATCCTCGATCCAGCTCTACTTCGTCCGGGAAGGTTTGATAGACACATCCTGGTCGATCGCCCAGACAAAAAGGGCAGAGAGGAAATACTAAAGGTGCATCTAAAAAAGGTCCGTGTAGGTCCTGATGTAGACATAGAAAGGCTTGCCAATATGACCCCCGGTATGGTTGGTGCAGACTTAGCTAATATAGTGAATGAAGCAGCTCTTCTGGCTGTAAGAAACGGTCGAAGTTATGTTAGCATGACCGACCTGGAAGAAGCTGTAGAACGTATAATCGCAGGATTGGAAAAGAAAAACCGCTTTATAAACCCACAGGAAAGAGAGATTATAGCATACCACGAGATGGGACACGCAATTGTAGCTCTATCATTACCAGGTACCGATCCTGTTCAGAAAATATCCATTATACCTCGGGGCATTGCCGCCTTAGGATACACTCTTCAAGTTCCCACAGAGGATCGGTTTCTCATGAAAAAGACGGAACTGCTAAACAAAATTGCCACTTTGCTTGGAGGTAGAGCGGCAGAAGAACTAATATTCGGAGACATTTCCACCGGAGCTCACAACGATCTGGCTAGGGCAACGGATATCGCACGTAGCATGGTAATGGAATACGGTATGAGTGACACTCTAGGTCAGGTTTATCTCGCCGGGGAGAAGACGCATAGGTTCCTTGAAACAGGGTATATTAGAGGCGGAGAGTACAGCAACGCAACGGCGGAAGCCATAGATAACGAGGTAAAAAAGATAATTGAGGAGCAGTACGAAAAAGCAAAAAGTATCTTGGTTAGCAAGAGATCAGCCTTAGAAAAAGGAGCCCGTCTGCTCATTGATAAAGAAAAACTGGAAGGCGAAGAAATAAAAAGACTTCTAGAAGAAAAAAAGTAG